TAGGGGGGATATTTCTGACTTGGTTTATATACCTTACATATGAAGGAAATCAAGTTTGCGATTGTGAAAAAACAGAAACTTATCGCGATGGAACAACAAGAAGTCATACTTCAAGAGTTGGCTTCTATAGATTTTACCACAAATAAAAATTACATATGGACAAAATTAATTTATTGCCAATAATTAATTCAATTCTTTATTCATTTTTAGGAATAGGGATTTTATTAATCTGCTATCTTATCGTTGAAAAATTAACACCCGAAAGGACATGGCATGAAATTGCTAGAAATCAAAACGTAGCTTTAGCTATTATTTTTGGAGCGATCATCGTTGGAATTTCAATTATCATAAGTGCAGCAATTCATGGATAAGAAGAGGATTCCTCTGGAGTTACTTTTAATGTTTTCAGTGTTTGTTATTGCAACCTGTGGATTAATTTACGAATTGGTTGCTGGGGCATTGGCAAGTTATCTTTTAGGAGATTCTGTAAAGCAATTTTCATTTATTATTGGAGTTTATCTTTTCTCAATGGGGGTTGGATCCTATTTTGCAAAATTCATAAAAGGAAATCTTATTGATAAATTTATTGAAATAGAAATTCTTGTTGGAATAATCGGGGGGATAAGCTCTGTTATTTTATTTACATTATTCAATGCTTTAGCTCATTTCGAGAGTGTTTTGTACTTGTTTGTCTTTTTTACCGGAACGCTTGTGGGTGTGGAAATCCCTCTTCTGATGAATATTCTAAAAGATAGAATTGGTTTTAAGGATTTAGTTTCCAATGTTTTTGCATTTGATTATGTCGGAGCTTTATTAGCATCTATCCTTTTTCCTCTTGTCCTTATTCCAAATTTAGGAATTGTAAAAACCCCTTTATTCTTTGGGTTAATTAATATTTCGATTGCTATCTTTTTATGTTTTTATCTTAAGAAAGAATTATCAAGTCCACTTTCTTTAAGAGTGAAATCAATTGGAGCATTTCTATTATTGTTGGGACTTTTTATATTCTCAGATAGGATTCTGTCTTATTCTGAAGAGAGATTATATGGCGAAAATGTAGTGTATACAAAAAGTTCGCCTTATCAACGGATTGTATTAACAAGGAATAATCGTGAGTTTCGATTATATTTAAATAATAATCTCCAGTTTTCTTCCACAGATGAATACAGATATCATGAAGCATTGGTGCATCCGGTAATGTCAATGGCTAAAAATATCAGCAATGTATTGATATTAGGCGGAGGTGATGGATTTGCAGTTCGGGAAGTGCTAAAATATAAGGATGTTAAAAATATCACTTTAGTAGATTTGGATGGTGAAATGACCAATTTTTTCAAAACTAATGAAACAATGCGCAAACTTAATGAT
The sequence above is drawn from the Chryseobacterium daecheongense genome and encodes:
- a CDS encoding DUF350 domain-containing protein, whose product is MDKINLLPIINSILYSFLGIGILLICYLIVEKLTPERTWHEIARNQNVALAIIFGAIIVGISIIISAAIHG
- a CDS encoding polyamine aminopropyltransferase, which codes for MDKKRIPLELLLMFSVFVIATCGLIYELVAGALASYLLGDSVKQFSFIIGVYLFSMGVGSYFAKFIKGNLIDKFIEIEILVGIIGGISSVILFTLFNALAHFESVLYLFVFFTGTLVGVEIPLLMNILKDRIGFKDLVSNVFAFDYVGALLASILFPLVLIPNLGIVKTPLFFGLINISIAIFLCFYLKKELSSPLSLRVKSIGAFLLLLGLFIFSDRILSYSEERLYGENVVYTKSSPYQRIVLTRNNREFRLYLNNNLQFSSTDEYRYHEALVHPVMSMAKNISNVLILGGGDGFAVREVLKYKDVKNITLVDLDGEMTNFFKTNETMRKLNDGSLSNTKVNVINKDAYVWAKEGTKKFNVIIVDFPDPSNYSLGKLYSLQFYKELERLATTGTKIVVQTTSPYFAPKSFWCIEKTLHQIFPFTSAYHAYVPSFGEWGFSMASFEPINNKVYRRIPNLRFYDYNFSQLSYFSKDMKINNVEVNRLDNQILVRYFDEEWGKVQ